A single region of the Streptomyces caelestis genome encodes:
- a CDS encoding phosphotransferase enzyme family protein — MRHDDEQPLSGGNVSDGVVRVGDTVRRPAGPWTPAVHALLAHLHEVGFGAAPRPLGIDHQGREVLTFMPGDVVWPDRFSLMEPARQLARVARLIRDFHDAVQNFTPPSDARWQTLIPAEGSDIIAHNDLAPWNLVVADEAQWAFIDWDAAGPGSRLWDVAYAIHGFIPLSAHPDWQSPDAADRLRVFADAYRLAEPERRRLVPLLGRRTRSMHDFLRDQAAQGAQPWARLWAEGHGDAWRNDAEYIEQREDQWMQALLAS, encoded by the coding sequence ATGCGGCACGATGATGAACAGCCTTTGTCCGGTGGCAACGTCAGTGATGGTGTCGTTCGCGTCGGGGACACCGTTCGCCGTCCGGCCGGACCATGGACTCCCGCTGTGCATGCCCTGCTGGCCCACCTGCACGAGGTGGGATTCGGCGCGGCACCTCGGCCACTCGGCATCGACCATCAGGGGCGTGAGGTCCTGACCTTCATGCCAGGAGATGTGGTCTGGCCCGACCGGTTCTCGCTGATGGAACCCGCTCGACAACTGGCTCGCGTGGCACGGCTGATCCGGGACTTCCACGACGCCGTGCAGAACTTCACGCCGCCGTCCGATGCGCGGTGGCAGACGCTGATCCCCGCTGAGGGCAGTGACATCATCGCCCATAACGACCTGGCCCCCTGGAACCTCGTGGTCGCAGACGAGGCGCAGTGGGCCTTCATCGACTGGGACGCTGCAGGTCCCGGCTCGCGCCTGTGGGATGTCGCATACGCGATTCACGGGTTCATCCCGCTGTCCGCGCATCCGGACTGGCAGAGCCCGGACGCGGCGGACCGACTGCGAGTCTTCGCCGACGCCTACCGTCTCGCTGAGCCCGAACGTCGTCGGTTGGTCCCTCTGCTGGGGCGCCGTACGCGTTCCATGCACGACTTCCTGCGCGACCAGGCAGCCCAAGGAGCCCAGCCCTGGGCAAGGCTGTGGGCTGAAGGCCACGGCGACGCCTGGCGAAACGACGCCGAATACATCGAGCAACGCGAAGACCAGTGGATGCAGGCCCTGCTCGCTAGCTGA